A window from Carassius carassius chromosome 40, fCarCar2.1, whole genome shotgun sequence encodes these proteins:
- the LOC132122634 gene encoding uncharacterized protein LOC132122634, translating to MTLINEIWKYVGFYIVIFEQENAIAVAPALWVEEVNGVLICYWPRRNAAAMAKASQRPDKELWKRHKIRILSETDNYKTARERAKKAVESSNVDTEEEVLKERKKKVPSKYWTESEGECEIPTKKRRKMSTSSQKPSSLPKPPSYKPPTDITAHSPEEDEPSLPNLSANNTFHDFQHLIEQSEQRMLLAIERMSTDISNSIERLIQAIQQNRPGPATITTPPQETIERPCKTLQELQAFLLKLEGPEGKKRMIQFLSLMGGSNIGDAVRRILRKIATNEAWSNYSLKGRKGKLTFIGTALHHIVLSACAKQFPKHTEKEIDTCIGETLKHAPHRVKLVATPAAEEELRAPPEDGDSD from the exons ATGACCTTGATTAATGAAATATGGAAATAT GTTGGATTTTACATAGTTATTTTTGAACAAGAAAATGCAATTGCTGTGGCGCCTGCATTATGGGTAGAGGAGGTGAATGGG GTTCTGATTTGCTACTGGCCCCGTAGAAACGCTGCTGCCATGGCAAAGGCCTCCCAAAGGCCAGATAAGGAGCTCTGGAAGCGGCACAAAATAAGAATACTCTCCGAGACTG ACAACTATAAGACAGCCAGAGAACGAgccaaaaaagctgtagaaagttCAAACGTGGACACAGAAGAAGAGGTGCTAAAAGAGCGGAAAAAAAAAGTACCATCAAAATACTGGACCGAGAGTGAAG GAGAATGTGAGATTCCTaccaaaaaaaggagaaaaatgtcAACATCCTCTCAGAAGCCATCAAGCCTCCCAAAGCCTCCAAGTT ACAAACCACCTACTGACATCACAGCTCACTCACCTGAGGAAGATGAGCCATCCCTTCCAAATCTTTCAGCTAATAATACTTTTCATg ATTTCCAGCATCTCATCGAACAATCTGAGCAGCGGATGCTCCTCGCAATTGAGAGAATGTCAACAGATATTTCCAATTCTATTGAGCGTCTGATCCAGGCTATTCAACAGAATCGTCCTGGTCCGGCAACCATCACAACACCACCACAGGAGACCATTGAGAGGCCCTGCAAAACATTGCAGGAGCTGCAAGCTTTCCTATTAAAACTTGAGGGCCCAGAAGGGAAAAAAAGGATG ATACAGTTTTTGAGCCTGATGGGAGGTAGCAACATTGGAGACGCTGTGAGGAGAATCCTTCGGAAAATAGCCACCAATGAGGCCTGGTCAAATTACAGCCTGAAAGGCCGAAAAGGAAAACTGACCTTCATTGGGACAGCCCTCCACCATATTGTTTTAA gTGCTTGTGCCAAACAATTTCCGAAACACACAGAAAAGGAAATTGATACATGTATAGGGGAAACCCTCAAACATGCACCTCACCGTGTCAAGTTGGTCGCAACACCT GCAGCGGAAGAAGAACTTCGGGCACCTCCTGAGGATGGAGacagtgactga
- the noxo1b gene encoding NADPH oxidase organizer 1b — translation MSDPRFPVDVRVIGVMKKDKDKKFMTSVLWSDQTELIVYRSFWDFKTLHRQLKKKFPVENHHKEDRVLPRFGAQFMVTSFQLKGRHKSVSRLRYLEKYCSTLLQCDTTVSHSTEVIQFFLPTDQELRPEYTQNSVMILQSDNINAVRGGPDLANKHLSNGNVTQPFVSKTYRCVAAYETKDTKNRPFKVAVDERLDVLIKDKAGWWLVENENKYLAWFPAPYLELCDEEEEEKEDEFETATFESSLYCAIRSYTSKKKDELSLSIGAVVEVLQRTDNGWWLVRYNRKAGYVPSMYLKLYSSPRFGLQSLQRKLHSSTINLSSSKTFKLEPQVHSRNRMNNFLKSNSLEMLSEPVHYEEVGSFSDDGTDFSFSSSDTTSMSPSMSSSEGEEGLRQQHRERDSNDSDMPSGQSSPTSSDTDHPMKGVEAPRVPPRPQTQEILRRCTTYTRKVALATSARLAPEREVIANEGRA, via the exons ATGAGTGACCCGCGCTTTCCTGTCGACGTCCGAGTCATCGGAGTAATGAAGAAAGACAAGGACAAA AAGTTCATGACTTCAGTGCTATGGTCAGACCAGACTGAGTTGATAGTGTACAGATCCTTTTGGGACTTCAAAACGCTCCAC AGGCAACTGAAAAAGAAGTTTCCTGTGGAGAACCACCACAAAGAAGATAGAGTGCTTCCCAGATTTGGAG CACAGTTCATGGTGACTTCATTTCAGCTGAAAGGTCGGCATAAGTCAGTGTCTCGTCTAAGGTATCTGGAGAAATACTGTTCCACCCTGTTGCAGTGTGACACAACTGTGTCACATTCCACAGAAGTTATTCAATTCTTCTTGCCAACTGATCAGGAGCTTCGGCCAGAATATACCCAGAACAG TGTGATGATTCTGCAATCAGACAACATCAATGCTGTCAGAGGAGGACCTGACTTGGCAAATAAACATCTGAGCAATGGCAACGTGACCCAGCCTTTTGTATCCAAGACATATCGATGTGTGGCTGCATATGAGACCAAAGATACAAAGAACAGGCCATTTAAAGTAGCTGTGGATGAAAGACTGGATGTGCTTATCAAAGACAAAGCAG GTTGGTGGCTTGTTGAGAATGAGAATAAATATCTAGCTTGGTTTCCTGCTCCCTACTTGGAATTATgtgatgaggaagaggaagagaaagaggatGAGTTTGAAACAGCAACCTTTGAAA GCTCTCTGTACTGCGCTATAAGAAGTTACACCTCAAAAAAAAAGGATGAGCTCTCTCTCAGCATTGGCGCTGTTGTGGAGGTGTTACAGAGGACTGATAATGGCTGGTGGCTTGTTAG ATATAACAGAAAGGCAGGCTATGTGCCCTCCATGTACCTGAAGCTCTACAGCAGCCCCAGATTTGGCCTTCAGTCACTTCAGAGGAAACTTCACAGCTCCACTATCAACCTGTCCTCCagcaaaaccttcaaactggagCCTCAGGTCCACTCACGAAACAGAATGAATAATTTCCTTAAATCAAACTCTCTGGAAATGCTGTCAGAGCCGGTACATTATGAGGAAGTTGGCAGCTTTAGCGATGATGGAACCGACTTCAGCTTTAGTTCCTCAGACACAACCTCCATGAGCCCAAGCATGTCCAGCTCAGAGGGGGAAGAGGGCCTGAGACAGCagcatagagagagagacagcaatgACAGTGATATGCCCAGCGGTCAGTCCAGCCCTACCAGCTCAGACACTGATCACCCAATGAAAGGAGTCGAAGCTCCCAGGGTTCCACCCAGACCACAAACTCAGGAGATTCTACGTCGCTGCACGACCTACACCCGAAAAGTTGCTCTGGCGACTTCTGCTCGCCTGGCCCCTGAAAGAGAAGTCATTGCAAATGAAGGGAGAGCATGA
- the rnf151 gene encoding RING finger protein 151, translating into MTGGYEVEQFVETPDEDLICVICRAVLRCPVRLKCNHVFCKECILQWMKRQVKCPCCRQPIDQNQMLVLFKLSKSIGRLSIKCRNAQQGCRATFPLSNEYLHISSCPYEWQLCPHAGCGQQVLRKDAQAHDQTCSHWRQPCPMGCGTVLVRENQAQHNCYRDLQQRYVAERRKQRAIATNLRRKMQRMQSRMAQIRRQINLMCESLEVGDLEVEAGEGTSAWTDANDSSPSGSRHRHTDSRSSRVRFI; encoded by the exons atg ACTGGAGGTTATGAAGTGGAGCAGTTTGTGGAGACCCCAGATGAAGATCTGATTTGTGTCATCTGTAGAGCAGTTCTACGCTGTCCTGTACGACTTAAATGCAACCATGTCTTCTGCAAGGAATGCATTTTACAGTGGATGAAAAG ACAGGTGAAATGCCCATGTTGTAGGCAGCCTATCGATCAGAACCAAATGCTGGTTTTGTTTAAGCTGAGTAAATCCATTGGCCGTCTATCAATCAAG TGTCGAAATGCACAGCAGGGCTGCAGGGCCACTTTCCCGCTTTCTAACGAGTACCTCCACATCTCCAGCTGTCCGTATGAGTGGCAGCTCTGTCCCCATGCTGGCTGTGGGCAGCAGGTGCTGAGGAAAGACGCGCAGGCGCATGATCAGACTTGCAGCCACTGGCGACAGCCGTGTCCCATGGGCTGCGGGACGGTGCTCGTCCGTGAGAATCAGGCCCAACATAACTGCTACAGAGATCTGCAGCAGCGCTATGTAGCCGAGCGGCGGAAGCAAAGGGCCATCGCAACCAACCTGCGCAGGAAGATGCAGCGTATGCAGAGCCGGATGGCACAAATAAGGAGGCAGATAAACCTGATGTGTGAGAGCCTGGAGGTTGGAGATCTGGAAGTTGAAGCAGGGGAGGGAACCAGTGCTTGGACTGATGCTAATGATTCCAGTCCGAGCGGCAGCAGACACCGTCACACCGACAGCAGAAGTTCACGAGTCAGATTTATATAG